A window of Lujinxingia vulgaris genomic DNA:
CCTTGAGGCCGCTTTGTCGTTGGAATGCTCTTTTTGATCTATTCCAGGCTGCGTGCCCGCTCCTTGCAGAAGGCAATGAAGTGGGCCACAGGGTTTTTCACTGGTTCTGCAAAACTGGACACCATGTTTTGCCAGTCTGAGTAAGCCGCGTGTTTATCCAGGCGAGCGCCGACCTGGGCGGCAGCTTCATAGCCTTTCTGGATTTCGTCGTCAGTCAGAGTCGGGCGGTCGGCCACAGTTTCCACTGTGCCGCTGACACGGGCTTTGCGCCCAGTTCTAGCCCGGTTAACCTCACGTGCGGCGGCCTGTTCGGAGGGGCTGAAAGGCTCTTTCTTCGCCCATGTGACCCGCACGCGTTCCACCTTTCGGCCCCGCTTTATGGGCTCTATGGAAACCTCGAACGGCGAGAGCGCGTTGACTTCCTTCACGGCGGGCTCAATGGCTTTTTGCCGCAATGTATTCCATGTCGCTAGTTTCCCCTCTTCTACACTGAGCCAGTTGCGGAGGGTTTCCAGGGTTATGTCTTCACTGGATCGGCGCAGGTTGATCCGCAGCGAAAGGGCC
This region includes:
- a CDS encoding replication initiation protein; amino-acid sequence: PTADFEIPLRELRGLHDSNDRIRASLRKLQTTLIAARLPNGKTRTVQLLGGCDIDDDERTDGLLKYDFHRKLVPLLRHSEIYARMEMKVLTAMSSKYSLALYEALSLRINLRRSSEDITLETLRNWLSVEEGKLATWNTLRQKAIEPAVKEVNALSPFEVSIEPIKRGRKVERVRVTWAKKEPFSPSEQAAAREVNRARTGRKARVSGTVETVADRPTLTDDEIQKGYEAAAQVGARLDKHAAYSDWQNMVSSFAEPVKNPVAHFIAFCKERARSLE